Part of the Leucobacter insecticola genome is shown below.
CAGCTGCCTTCGACGCCTTGGCGCCGAACCGCGCAGCCTGATCCTTCAGCACGGACGCCTTCTTCTCGACGTTCGACCGCTCCTTGCGACGGCGTTCCTCGTCGGCCGCACGCTGCCGCAGGTAGAGCTTCCAGCCCATGTTGTAGGTGTCGATGACCTGCCGGTTCGCGTCGAGATAGAAGACACGGTTGACGGTCTCCCCACGAGGTCGATGTCGTGACTGATGACGATGACGCCACCCTTGTAGGTCTTCAGAAATTCGCGCAGCCACACGATCGAGTCGGCGTCGAGGTGGTTGGTCGGCTCGTCGAGGATCATCGTGTCGGCATCCGAGAACAGGATCCGTGCGAGCTCAATGCGGCGGCGCTGACCGCCCGAGAGCGTGCCGAGCGGTTGATCCAGGATCCGGTCCGGCAGCCCGAGGTTGTGCGAGATCGAGGCTGCCTCGGACTCCGCCGCGTAGCCGCCGAGCGCCTGGAAACGGTCAGTCAGATTGCCAAAACGCTTCATCGCCTTTTCAGCGACGGCAGGATCATCAGACGCCATGTCCTCAGTGGCCTTGGCCATGTTCTGCGTCAGGGTGCCGAGGCCACGCGCGTCAAGGATGCGGTGTCGTGCAAGCTGATCGGGATCGCCGGAGCGGGGATCCTGCGGCAAGAAGCCAAGCTCCCCCGTCACCGTGATCTTTCCCTCCGCGGCTGGCAGCTCCCCTGAGAGCGTGCGCGTCAGAGTCGTCTTTCCGGCACCGTTGCGACCGACAAGTCCGATCTTGTCTCCGGGGTTCACCCGAAACGTGACGCCCGACATCAGGCGGCGGGCACCAACGTCGATCGCGAGATCCTCGACCGTAATCATGTGTGCGTAGAGCTCCTGGGTTCGTGGTCGGGAGCGTATTTCCCGATAGGCAACCTTGCTAGTCTACGTCACTCGAGACCTGTACCCACGCGCCCTGGCCAAGAAGACTAGGCTGGATACACGCTCAACACGATGAGGGAGACTCAAGATGAGTTCTGAAGAAGAAGCGCAGGAAGAGACGAAGCGGAAGTTTCGGGAAGCGCTCGAGAAGAAAAAGCAACAACAGTCCCAGCCGCGCGGCAAAGGGCGTGCATCTGGTTCGGGGCCGATCGGGCACACTCAAGGCCCAGCGAGTCATCAGCGCGAGTTCCGCCGCAAGAGCGGCTAAGTAAACGCAGAGCGCTCCTCACCTGAGTTGGAGAGGAGCGCTCTGCGTTAGATCGAAAATCCCAACTGCCTTTCGGCAGGGCTTTGGGACGGAAACAGCCCACTGGGCTGTTTCCAGTTTCGATTCCTAGATCGAAAATCCCAAAGCCCTCATCATATCGCGGCCGTCATCGGTGATGCGTTCCGGGGTCCACGGCGGCATCCACACCCAGTT
Proteins encoded:
- a CDS encoding DUF5302 domain-containing protein, translating into MSSEEEAQEETKRKFREALEKKKQQQSQPRGKGRASGSGPIGHTQGPASHQREFRRKSG